The genomic DNA tcggctgtaatctcatacaatgtattatcgtttcgcccgaaaggattaaagatgcgttctttatcatctgccgaaaatcCCTTCGCATTGTATACATCCGTTCTTAAAAAAATTGCGACAGgattgcgttattcaactatttttacgctactgtcacggCGATAtcgcgatttcattaattatttcggctataatcatacacttgtatttgctaaccagcaaaagaactggaagtcgggactacaaatggaaaggatataatgttgAGTTGCAAACGCATTCCGATTTCCATATTTGCcacgagtgtcgctacatgaaaagtttttgagtgcgttatcttttttGCGCTGTGGTCTGCAAAACATTACGCACGCGTGTGATCTCGCGTAAAAGAAAATCGagtgattatgtttaataatttagtaggaacatcgaatGGTATTaatgtgttttttgtgtgtttttttgcgtggtttagaagaaaacatggaaggaaccgttctctgcaaaacgggaaaaagaCATGGATAGCCGTAAGCGTGAAttcgattttcaatgtttcatttgtctcgtgtttgaaaagcggcaagtcaagaaatggtacctcgttatatccgatcaaatttcttatgtttttctttatcatgatgcgccgaaaatgtcctcgttataaccggaatctcgttataaccgaactcgttataaccgattcgttctgccataggtttacacgcaaaggaaaacgggaccgacgcgatcacctcgttataagcggttcctcgttataaccgaactcgttataacggggtttcactgtacttgGAATAGTCAGTATACAGTTCAGGTTACCAAATTGAGCAAGGCATTGATGTTAGTGTATCCTTGATTCCTCATAACTGTTGAGTGTCCCCTGTCTTTGTGTACTTTCAACTCTTTTGAGGTATCCCCTTTAGCCCCACTACTTGTTGTGCTACTGGTACGTGCTTGCTGCagtcttacattttttttttcttattcggAGGTCATAGGCATTAGGAGATGTTGCAATGCTTAGTGCAGAGAGATGATTTATTGTTCATTGTggttccaacccccccccccccatttctttgCAGGAACCCCGTGGGCAAATACCACATCCAAATCTGCACAACGACACCCTGTATGCTGCGAGACTCTGACTCGATTCTGGACATCATCAAGTCAAAGCTAGGTAAGGTTTTACCAAGTGTGAGATTTAAGCTTATCAGCAGCATTCTACTTGTCCCCTGGTCAACCATACCATCATGTAGGATTTGAAGATATATTTGGTATAGTTCTGAGCCACATCAAAAAGTATCTCTTGTGTTGAGATTTGTCTGAGTTCAAATCCTTTTCCAAGTTGCACGGAGATGTTCATATTTTTATGATGTGCCAGCAATGCGATACAATTTTTGAAAGCTAGGATTCGCTCTATGCATGAATCAATAAAATCATTAAGTGTTGTCAGCATCACTAATGAATGAAGAATTCTAAATGTAGATAACTCATGGTGTTCAACAGGATATACCCCCATGAATCAGAATCTGTGTGTAACACAAAACTATGCTAATCATATGCTTTCATTGAGCAATGTGTCTCTGCCACTACtgcaaattatttgtttcacGTGTGTCTGCATGTGAATTGTGtctttatacaaatgatgcGAAGTCTATCCCAGTTCCCCTTTTTAACAATGTGAAGTACTGCTCTGAAATATTAATTCAGCCCCAGTAATCCATTTTTGATTGGTCTTAGTAATGGGAGGGTTTTCTCCAGCAAAAAGCTCTCAGAAGTAGCATTTTGGGACATCTGTTTTACATTCTTGTCTCTTCCAATCACTTCCTCACTACCAATCCTGTCATACCACCAATCGTTACTTGGGCAAAGCATTAATTTAAAACAAAACTGCATGATTATAATGTTTGCTGCTCCCTCTTGGTTTTCAGGTATCAAAGTTGGCGAGACGACGAAAGACAAGATGTTTACTCTGACCGAAGTGGAGTGCCTCGGTGCCTGTGTGAACGCACCCATGGTCCAGATTAACGACAACTACTATGAGGACTTATCAGTAAAGGACATGTCAGAAATCATTGATGATCTCAAGGCTGGCAGGACGCCCAAGGCTGGACCAAGGttagtttaaaaaagaagaagaatgatcAGTTTTGATGTGGTAGTGAGAAGTCTCGTTTTGCACTGAGAAGAAGTCCTGCCAAAGACTATTTGCCAAAGACTATTAGCTGTTTTTGTTGAAGTAATTTCTGTAGAGAAGTGAGCCTCACTCTCTCTTGCTCCATGTTTTGGCAAGGCTTTGATTGTATTTAATGAATGCACAAAGGGCATACATTGGACTTTCTCATGTAACCAGTGACTAGTAAGTAAACTGGGTGAACAGTAGTGTAAATTGTTTCGCTAGTGCAATTGATTCAATGCCAACAGCTGAGCTTGTGAAATGACTTTGTCTTTGCAATGTGCATGGTGATAACACACTTATCTGGAGGTCAGagttgtattctttttaaagaAGTAGCTATATGTTTCACAGAGAACTGTTACAGGAGATACCTGGTATCCTTGAGATGAATTTATTGCAATGCAGGGGGCATTTTAGTGAATTATAAGCATCAGGTAATATCACATCATGGGTGGAAACTTGCTGAAGAccaaaaaatattgataaatcTCAATATAGGGATCACTTGAAAATACCTGATAGTTATCAATGAgtgaaccacccccccccccccatttatatTAAAGAGACAGTAATGCATTTATTTATGAGTGATACAgtaatgttcatgcaaaattgaATGGGAAcgaggagtgtgtgtgtgtctgtgatagGCGAATCAGAATTTTCAACCATGAAAAAGGTTGTGCTACATGTCTTCTATTTGATAGGTAGTACAAGCGGtagttacatatatataatactggtaatggtaatgatgatggtaatgttATTAAAAAAGTTATTATAATGTTGATAagagtgataataatgacaatattatTACTAACGTTGATAATCCTAACTACAGTGAAACATGACAATACCTTTAATGATATGGCCAATTTCTTTATTTgtatgatgaaattattgaaaaaGATATTCGAATGTGATAATTTGCAGCTCAGGTTTATAGAAGTTATGGAAATGTTGATTGTGAAATCTGATAACTGGCatcctatttctctctcttaccAACAGGCGTAAACGCTTTGCATCAGAACCAGAGGGCGGTCTGACGAGCTTGACGGAGCCGCCCAAAGGGCCTGGCTTTGGCGTTCGAGATGATTTGTGAAACTgagatatttttattgttaAATACTAATTATAGATATGTATGTTTTGAATGTCAATAGCCCTTGATGTGTGGAGAAAAAGAGAAGTTTCTCCCTTACATCTTTAATGTCTTTGCTCTTTTTCGTTTGAGTATTAGACATAACGTTACAGGATGAACATGACCAgagtgtttttgtttgaaaacatgCCTTCGTCACATTTTCCACTCTACAGCGTTTGTGAGCAGAAATCAGCATTGTCTAACTATCCCATTTGCAACTCCAGTTTGTGTGAAATTTCAGTGAGTCGCACAGTATACATACCTTGCAGTTTTGAAGTGACATTCTTAAATGCAGTGTCCAGATTTGCTAAGGATCAGCACAACCACTTGGCTTATTACCATCTCTTAAGGGTTGATAGTCTTGTGTGGAATCCCTTTAGAATTTTGGTGaggatactgtataagctgttacttTCCCGTaaagatattttcgtgaatgaggagatcacagacatttttgcaagatgtttTCGTGATTTTGACCTCAAGGCTGTCATAAGTGCACTGATGCTTGTCAGGtcaagatatttttgtgtgttgttaatttcacggTTCAACAGTGATTGGcagattcacaaaaattaaaccctcatgaaaataacagcttatgcaGTAGTCCACACCCTGCTAAAACTAGGGAATGCAAATGGCTTCCAGTAGCAATTTGTCAAGATCTTGATCGGCAATGTACCAAAAACTTGTCCATTTTAGTTAAGCTTGTAAGCTGGCAGGTATTTCATGGTACCCTGTATTTTTGAGGTGCTTTTTGAGCCAGAGGAAAATTTGAGTGTGGATGGCCCACT from Diadema setosum chromosome 9, eeDiaSeto1, whole genome shotgun sequence includes the following:
- the LOC140232468 gene encoding NADH dehydrogenase [ubiquinone] flavoprotein 2, mitochondrial-like, with translation MIRLPLATLVRSSARQLRTIHSSSVKASDQLFVHRDTDENNPKTPFEFTPENMKRVNDIIANYPDGHKAAAVIPVLDLAQRQHGWTPISAMNKVADILDMPRMRVYEVATFYTMFNRNPVGKYHIQICTTTPCMLRDSDSILDIIKSKLGIKVGETTKDKMFTLTEVECLGACVNAPMVQINDNYYEDLSVKDMSEIIDDLKAGRTPKAGPRRKRFASEPEGGLTSLTEPPKGPGFGVRDDL